Within Wyeomyia smithii strain HCP4-BCI-WySm-NY-G18 chromosome 2, ASM2978416v1, whole genome shotgun sequence, the genomic segment aataccaaatttaaattttgttgaggccatatgttttgatcaaagcagttacagttttaaatagtctttgaatttcgtttcttttcataacttttgaaccacatatcaaatcgcTATGGAaattcttacttgtgagtttgagagacaaccctttcaaatgacactagatatgttcaaataagtcgtgtgatctttgagataatagactttcgttgtgtttataattaaataaataacggttggaataaaaatacgattatagtcaaataaaatgggaacctataggaaagctaaacttttcatttgacactaagattgttgaatttagtccagccatttttgggaaaacgagtgaatttgaaaagtcaccggaacatgtttcttttcacaatttttgaaccacgtgtttaatcactataaaattcatcaataaacctttaactagcccgttcatttgataccaatattgtacaaatcggttgtgtactttctgagataatgaagtttcgtgattttcatattttgatacattacagacaaagtaacagactgattacattgaaattcaatagggtgttatgaggcagctagacctttcatttgacactgatttcgaggaaatcggctcagccatctctgagaaaagtgagtgagtttaagtagtcttcggaatatgtttcttttcaaagctggatttcacatttttaaacataacaggcaaagcaatagtccaattgcaaaataaatcaatagggtcttatggggtaattagacctttcaaatgacactgattttgtggaaatcggttcagccatctctgagaaacatgagtgagattgaacactctccagaacacgtttctttgaataacttctgaaccacacgttcaatcttcatgaaactcaaaagttaagggttttttaagtatcttgttcatttaaaaccaattttgttaaaatctgctgagtagtttctgagataatgatgtttcgtgattttcacatttttaaacataacctctaaactaaaaatccgattgcaatgaaatttaatagggtcttatggggcaactagacctctcatttgcaattaatttcatgaagatcggtccagccatatctgagaaaatcgagtgagattgggagagcgttacacaaacacacacacatacacacacacacatacgcacacacacacacatacagaaaatgctcgttaaactaagtcgattgatatacgagattcgaccctttggagcacttttatacctttgatttttccagtgattgctatacctttctaggagaaaggcaaaacgtcattttttgtagaaaagtagcttaaaagtttagttgctaCGGtcgtgactacattcaaaatttaggtaaaaacgtaagcatactgtccgctgtagcgcgaaactgcgcaaattgccacttttgtgaaaaaagcgagagcagatttttttatttatttttttttaagttgaaatttcatctagGATTAATTTTATTCATAACCATGATTCCCCaactaatgaaaatttatgatatcgaactcaatccgtaaggataaactATAAGTttaggcaaaaatcacaaaatttatgaataaaaagttataaaaatacgtattaaaaaaagaaaacagtaaacagatATTTATGAAATCTTAATTATATCAAACTAATGTATCACTTTCtgcatatttaaaacaatattgaaaacatgcagcccttttcaatttgggatcatgaaattcgcttaactgattgaagtgtcaaatcctagcggcaaattcataccatcaaactccggctaacaatagcccgctTGCAGATTgctttttgcttcgcactcgtttgcatacaaaagtcaAGCACACAATTTGCtaagtgagaaaaaaacaaGGAACAGTCGTCGtcttccgcatcttttcgtattcatttggAACGTTAGAACTGGAATTACATTCCAGtgtcttagttttcaaattcgTCAATTCGTTAAATTTGAATATGGTTGAAGGCTCcgcctaattcaatgtctagtaagttgtcaattcatggttttaTACATGTTTTTACATGTCCTCTtttaaccatagaaaccggattagaaagacaacatatatatgaaacaataaaacatcgaaaatcactagaagaaatgaaaataacagcgaaagatttttttctgctgataagtataatgaatttcaaattttctggaaacaatttaaCAGAAGATTTAAgcaatcacagcggaagataatgatgatgatgattttttcaatttgtaattaatttgtattacttatgttgctttaattaaataaaaaatatagaaatttaggaaaaaatgtttaattCGAGGGgttgtccataaattacgtattttttcccAGTGGCGCTGCGTGTGGTCAAAGATCTTATaaaatataattctataaaaaaaacgTAAAGAAAAAAGTaccaaaaacattaaaaattgggtagcgtgctttatggacggcctcaaacaaaaaatggatgccgcATTtctcgacactttttttgcttggccagcctttgtatgaagtcgccccactgtgcgctgCACAATGTCGAGAGTAAATAGTGTAGTGTgagcttatttctacttttgaaaccgttctggattaagtttggaacatacctgttgaggcatattgttggtgcggagagtacaattcagatgggtcaatgaatgaatcataatcattgatggatgacacgttcgattttaagtatattaaagatgcagactctccggtaaccctcagacgGTAAAATTATCGCCTGTAGGAGGAATTGTACATAATGCATAtagcattaaaaacattcaagtattttccgagtgaatggcttcacttacgaaaaattcaACAGGGATCATCGCGGTAGATgaggaagaagagtaagaagccagatgtcgccCCTTAGGCTTGCACTGCGTCCTTAAATTCGACAGCAGCGGAAGTGTACGTAGGGTAAGGaacttaagcagtagcgcctattttaatcagtcgaagaaaacaggcctcaaattcctgaattttgatcaatattgacagtttcaatgatggaaccgaaaactttgattgtctagctgtcttacgaatataagaaataccgttaatctgttaatcttacgaatataagaaataccgttaaaaGCAATCTGTGGACAATTTCCAATTGAaataaatcgacctatattacagccattcaggagccacttcgggtgctaaaataaaacgcctgcaaaacatatggaaactgcttagaataggttcggggttattggaatagtgtccctcgtttggtaactttaattgattattgttgaagcttgctaacttagttttacaatctgaaaacaagttttaaCAGAGAAAAGGATAgggaacagattgatatacttctgttcgAATTTAACCCAACACAttttgagtatttcgtctcaatacacaggcagttcctaaagctgcttagaatatgttccctaccctatatgtgACAAATTAGGAACCAATTGGTAATGtgtgagattgcatgacagcgtgCTATATGGTTGTGCGTCTTTGCTGTCAATATAGAGTGCCTGCTGCACATCCCTCCAACTTcagaaaaatttaatgaatttaatatttaatgttgTTAGTTTGTACAAGTTGATTTTTgggtgaaaatttgaatcaTAGTTGAATCCAATGTTGAAATATCGACAAACCGTTCTTTTTGTGAAGGGCTTTTCTTTCGCTTCTCATTTCTAAATCAAAACGattatcagtgcgtcttgaactgtcctacagatcagacgttttttcggttgcttgtggactggtctttgactgcctatagcttcaaagtttgtgttttgtcagtgtgtcttttaaagactacctgaaagttatttcccatcagtctttctcaagactacctacttttgaatttaacatttgttttaacttttttcgtatcacctgaaatggctggacggaaaaagaaacctcgcatcgctgcggggaggaaaagagaggcatctctttctgacacttcgagtgtctgtagtgacaatccttttgatattttgcctgagcaagaagctgatgaaatggaagttattaataatgaaactatacaaaatataaaatctttaaaaaaggagaaagttccacctattgtggtaactatttcttctgaatttaatatattcaaaaaggaactttcaacgtttgtttctgacgttaaagttacctatcaaattggccgtagaggtgaatgccgcttattaaccgactcagtaaagggtcgtgatcgtcttgttcagtatttaactgacaagatgtacaaattttttacatatgacaccaagaacgccaagccgttcaaggttgtcttgaaaggtctcaccaacgatcaaaccgttgcacagtggtccaataaggcaaaaattggaacttaattccatagcgccttttaccttcatcctagcttaaaagtgtcttcggaacaattgtttgtatgaatgacccgcataattgcaaattgtcaaaaagtatgaaaaatttactatacttaaaataaaaaaattaacttttttgtgttaagagatagaagaatagtttattcagcaaagttgtagaagattcaaaaatatggaacttttttgaacaaatgaaaaacctatctttttttggtacaaagttatgcagtatataacatggaacttacttgaatgctagttttttgtacttaacttttgttagttgcattttacacgaaagtattgttcggagaaATTGttagggcatacaaaacacacatttttgctaaAGGCCTTATATCTCCcggactttttcttacaaagttatatcatatataagcttattttttcgataatttcaaaaacgtataggttaaaaaggggcaagtggaatcatgatgccAATAAtgtttcttgaagttaagctgaagtactataaactccttaaggttccatttgtcccaatccacccatgttagtacggcgagcatatgttacagaaggttttcatatatcaaaaatactaacttttttgtgttaagagatagaggaatgattaattcggcaaagttttagaacgtgcaaaaatatgaatctttgctgaacaaacaaaattcctatgttcattgggtacagagttacagagtattttctgtaaaagttacttaaaagttaattttttgcacttaacttttgttagctacattttacaagaaaacgttgttctaaagaagcatttggtcatacaaaacacacgtttttgttgaaggccacacatctccagaacttttccttacaaagttatagcatgctttagcttattttttcgataactttaagaacgtatcAAGGAAAAAGTGGTAAGTATAATCATGATGTTAATgctttttctcgaagtttagctCGAGTGCTCAGAACTGTTATAATTTCCATCTGTcacaatccacctaatctttattctatgcgttgttgaagttatcgaaaaaatatgctgaaatgtgctataactttgtaaggaaaagttctggagatgtgtagtcttcaacaaagacgtgtgttttgtatgaccaaatgcttctttagaacaacgttttcttgtaaaatgtaactaataaaagttaagtacaaaaaactaacttttaagtaactttcatataatatactctgtaactctgtacccaatgaagataggaattttgtttgttcagcaaagattcatatttttgcactttctaaaactttgccgaatcaaccaatcctctatctcttaacacaacaaagtttgtatttttgatatatgaaaacctactgtaacatgtGCTCGCCGTACTccaatatgggtggattgggacaaatggagcCTAAAGatgtttatagtacttcagcttaacttcaagggaAAGTATTGTCATCCTGAtttcacttgcccctttttaacctgtacgtttttgaaattatcgaaaaaataagctaaaatatgatataactttgtaagaaaaagtccgggagatatatgacctttggtaaaaatgtgtattttgtgtgccctaacaattcctccgaacaatactttcgtgtaaaatgcaactcaCAAAAGTTAaacacaaaaaactaacttttaggtAAGTTTCAtgttatatactttataactttgtagcAAAAAAAAGAtagggttttcatttgttcaacaaagtttcatatttttgaatctcctacaactttgctgaatgaactattcttctatctcttaacacaaagaagttatttttcttatttttagtacggtaaacttttcatactttttgacaatttgcgaatatgcgggtcattcatacaaacaattgttccgaagacactttaagctaggatgaaggtcaaaggcgctatggaattaagttccactttttgccttattggaccactgtgcagtggtacCACAATGTCAGTGGTACCGCTATAAAATTTGGTAACGCGACTTTTATATCGGATTTGACGTTTATAGCATAGCCCTGTTTCTGACAGCTCAGTCACGCACACTAAACTCGGATTTTTTGCCTCATAAATGACTCTTGCTTAACTCTACCGGGGCTAAGcaaatcgaaaaatatagtctTTTTTGAGTTGCTCGGTACTGGAAATCAAATACTCGTTCTGTAGGATACTATCCGTAAACAAATCACACAATCCGCGtagtagggatgggcgatacttgtatcgataccaacggtatcgatacatGGAGCTGAAGCATCGagtatagacctttttacgtacgaatgtattagtgcacctagttgaggaaagtatttacaaatcgcctttttgtttgctatgctatgtttttggcagctggacaaatattcagttgaatacttattataagttctaaactcgtttctgaatgaatttttcattcgtgatcatgaatcgggggaagctgctgaacattatcgaccaaaaatggtaaaaagtgataaaaagtcggagcagcgagatgcgatgatttacagtttggaggaaacacaagcaactttacatgagtttacacgttcattagtgtgcgtaggtgaaaagtcacttatctctatttcGGCATCGATACTCGTTGCTAGCGATGAgtagcggtatcgatactttgccaacgatactttgaaacgatACTGATACCACCGATGCCTTCTATTGGGGATAGGCGATACCAGTATCGATACCAGCGGTAACGATACTTTGGCCAAGagcatcgagtattttggcatcgatactttctataccgataccacgatatttggtatcgttttgtgcaaaagtattcgagtactcaggtatcgatacttcaaacagtatcgcccatccctaccgCGTAGGAATAAATTAAGTTTCAAGTCAgtgaaagaaaatgaaaatttcgcAATAAATGCAGGCATTTTGACAGCACATTGCTGGCCTTATTTTCAATCTGACTTCCACGGTGTATAGTGCACCAATACATGCACGATTGGAGAGGTCTATGGGATTTACCAGCCCAatggcatcgcgccatgtttcaagggcgaaaatctcaacgtatgtgtaaacgagatagtatatcaccgccacttttcatacaccTTTATCTGACACTATAGGGATGTCAATGGCTCGGGATTTTCTTAGGGGCTCGtaaaagccgagaaaaagaaattcattttgttaattatttgtcgagcagttggacaggacgaggtacggagtactatggggcaacgtgtaccagaaaaaaaaaacggcagtgtttcgtatgtcttatgtatgtgccaGTTCTATTTTGtcgtaccacatacataagacatacgtaacactggcgtttttttctggtacacgttgccccatagtactccgtacctcgccctgtcaaactgctcgataaataatgaacaaaatgaattttctttttctcggccttatcgagccccaaagaaaatcccataaggaactgtcaaacagttatttacaaaatcaatgcagcatttttcgagtaggaacgagacaaatgcagcacaccaaattttcattgctggcaaccagcaaaattttgctaatttttggtgtgctgtgtttccagcaatctgttcagcaaaatgaaatttactgattattcagtaatgctcaattgcattaaagtgacagatcgtttgctgcacgttcagtaaaacaaaatacaacatgctggttgtcagctatgacaatttgctgtacattcagcaaagcataaatcaattaactggttaaccagttagttcaagggaaccatgtttccctcaggcaccagcttccatccgcccatcggatcatagccaaattactgttgaactagagatatatgattatcatttcaacctttgagttcatctagcccaacagtgacttagctatgtcccatatccgctatcaggagcttagcgatgatcccgtaccagctgcacagcgatttggcgcgttttactaatgacagcttgacgtaaaatattttgacatatcaattctttcgctggattccagcaaacattcatttactgtttttctgttcagcaaatagatttgctgtattttcacgaatcactgaatcgattactggttttcagtaaatttatcaatgaaatactggtttacagcaaaaataaaattactgaacgaaattcagtaaatagtagaactgaattacagtaaacttttgaaaaaaatgctgtgattcagtaaacaagtgatttgctgatacactttcagcaatgtcttttgctgaaccataaagagaaattttggtgtgagggctgcgcaggtacactggcttcaaaaacaactcaaacagaggttttttttacagaggttggtactttcgagtagttcattttgtaccaacttttttggaagatttcttcctgagtgttacgtatgtcttatgtatgtggtcgTACCATGTTCACTAACCGATCTAAAAATAGACGAAATGGTGCCCATCGCTGATGGCAATGAATCGTACAtgcctttgatgatgaatatgatattctttgCCCGATCAGACAAACGAAAAcctaaaaaacaaataaaaagacccTAATTGACTAATGAGGTGTAGagcatgatgagtagaacatgaTGCAACGGTTTGACCAAAAAGTAGGCACGGGGTAaggaagcgttttttcactttggagggttggagacgaagcatcactatgcaacagcgaataactttttcgtgtttatTGATATATCCTCACTAACCAGGCAATTGAACACcgcaaattcaggtgttttgagttggaaattgtttcttaaattgatgaatattggtagcaaggtatgtagcattgccatatttatattttaaacGTATCAAATGATGTATTATGAGATGTGATAATTTTCAtgccctagttgtttataaacaaacgagtacgctggcaatttttttccaatatggccgattcgGCTTTTGGCatatcgttacaccatgtctttatacatcatggtgtagagaataaaacttattcggatatttttgtattttaattacgaacatttcaccacagagaacagacgttcatcttatttttaaaatatgtgtaaaaacttgcaaccgttatttaacagtaagtggtaatgcgcccgctatgtggcgctcgtaacttttaaaaatcaaaaaccagatatcgataaaatatcgatacagcaatatttatgcagtgcaactggggcaccacaagacagatgtcgttagtgtattaatgtatttggattcaaatttttacacacgattttcaaatttctttatatgaacatgaatgtctgttctctgtgattTCACTATCCCCAGTTGAACGTGTATCGAGTGCTATTCCTTACAGCACTTTTTACCAGTGTTTGTGATGTCTGTGAGTTGCGGGTGTTGCCtcttctttttcttgaaaataccctgcattctaatttttttgtgaaaggacaatactaccacatacataagacatacgtaacactcaggaagaaatcttccaaaaaagttggtacaaaatgaactactcgaaagtaacctctgtaaaaaaacctctgtttgagtagtttatggaggttgtgtacctgcgcagccctacatttgtctcgttcccactcgaaaaatgcagcattgattttgtaaacaactttttgacagtttcgtaagggattttgttgggGACTCAAGTAGAGCCGctacgaagaaaattcattccgttcatttttgtcgagcagttcatactgatgttggtaccgggtgatgtggggcaaagagtaccgaaaaaatcgccagtgttacgtatgtctaagtatgtgataCTACGCTGGAGAACCCTTACCTGGGCGACTCGTCGCTTTCGATATATTTCTGAATTGACAAAACCCCTAACATAATGGAAACAACCATGATATTTGTCTGTGTCaccttttttctacaaaaactggCATCCCTGATTAGCAGCAGGTTTATTTCACCACTCTTCGGTGGTGGTTTTCTGAGTCAATACGAAGTTGAGTTTGTTTGTGACAGAAACCCATTTTCcctagaaaaacaaaatttatttgacTATTTTTGGATATAATAATCATCTGAACAAAATTCTTACTGATTGTTTGTAACTCTGCGGAGAATTCTACTATTTTCTCTGTGTAATAATACTAAGCAACGTGAAAGTAATTAAAAATCGAttagtttgtgtttcattacaGCATCTTTGTtgctacaataaaaaaaaatatggccaACGTTTGTGAGCCATTAACACTTGCCAAAGGTATAAATCGGAAATAAGTGTTATAGCTGAGACTAAAAATAAAGTACAATGATACACGATGTTTGTTTTCTACAGATGTTAAGCGTTCTATAGAATTGCTGGAAAATCTACAACGGAGTGGAGAAGTCCCAGCGACCAAGTTGGCAGCATTGCAAAAAGTACTGCAGAGTGATTTTTTGAATGCTGTACGTGAGGTATACGAGCATGTCTATGAGACAGTGGACGTTCAGGGTTCACTAGATGTTCGTGCTTCCGCTACTGCTAAGGCTACTATTGCTGCTTTCGCGGCCAGCGAAGGCCATGCTCATCCGCGAGTAGTTGAGCTACCGAAAACTGATGAAGGTTTGTAGATTAACTTATAATTCCTGTTACAATATTACGAAATTTGACACACCCCCAATTTAGTTTAATCTGCTTATTCGCATGAAAGTGTAACATAAAACGTTTTTATATTTGAATTTCTGTAACAGGCTTGGGTTTTAACGTTATGGGAGGGAAGGAGCAGAACTCCCCCATATATATATCTCGTATTATTCCCGGGGGTGTTGCTGATCGTCACGGTGGGCTGAAGAGAGGTGACCAGCTACTCTCTGTCAATGGAGTTTCAGTTGaaggtgaaaatcacgaaaaagCTGTTGAGCTATTAAAACAGGCTGTTGGATCAGTAAAGTTGGTTGTTCGATACACTCCCAAAGTACTGGAAGAAATGGAGCTACGATTTGATAAACAACGAGCAGCTAGAAGACGCCAGCAATATTAATGGATGTTTTTTCAAGATATTCGTGTTCAGCATTTTGCTAATCGATAGACTATTTAGCAGTGCAACTATAACCTAACCGTTCATGTTATCTAAATATAAAACATACGTTCTCATGTGAGGTCTGAAGCATTTTCatgatttattgtttttaaatatttcttatTTAATGTTACTTTGATGTTTATTTTTACTAATCAGCAAACTAAGTTTTGTTTTACCCAAAACTCAATAAATTCACTGCACCGGTGTCAAAGTTTACCCAATAAATCTTGTATCGTGTTAATAGCAGTATCAATGAACAATGGAAAGAATCTCTCAACTTACAAAGCAACATTTAAAAGAAGTTATTGGTCACACTTCTCTACTAGGTGTTTGATACCACTCTCCTCATATTGATTACGACTTATACAAGATTTGATAAAACTGAGCGACTGCGAGTACTGTTGACCTCCAAACCAGGCGTATGATATTGGactgaaaatcaaaaattaaaaggTTAGTGACAAGCCAACCAAAGTGATGATTTAGATTTACTCTTTTGGTATAGTAACGTTTACGATAAACTCATCTGGAGCTAAAGCCCGTACTTCTTGCTGTATTCGACTCTGCATACCACTGAATAACGCACTGCCACCGCATACCACAATGTTGCTGAACAAATGGGGTCTTGTTTCCTCCGGGCAAGCATTAATGGAGTGCACAATAGCTTCTGCAACTCCCATCTGTGATATTCCAATATCAGAAGGATGAAGTAATACTTCTGGTATAACGAAGCGCTCGTTATTCATCCGTAGCGTTTGTAATTCATCATTATCACTGTTAGTGGGATCTAGTGTCCGCATGTATCCTCTGCGAATTTGAGTATAATCTGGTAACACATATTCCCTTATAATGGTATTGTCTGGGTATCGCTTTCGAGCAATTTGCATGTCCTCGTTGAAATTCTGCGATACGAAACAGCTGTCTTCCTTAACCTGATTTATCACATATGATTCATCCATTACGTTCAGTTGTCGATATGAAATAATTTCCTTCAAATGATTTGTTAGCAGCTTCCCACCTACATCGATTCGTCGAATTGCTTCCTTAAGTTTGGTTCCTTTTATAAATGGAACGACGTGTGTGAAGCTGTAGCCCATGTCGACCACCACACAGCACAGTGGTTTCTTTCGTTGCTCGCCATGAGTGTAGTGAAATGCTGCTAAATCAACTGAACTAGTTTTACAAACCGCATCACAGTCGTATTCCTCGTAAAGAATTTCCAACATCGCTTCTTGAATAGACTGAAAGTTGAATAGTGGCTCCGTAATCAACAACGGGGTTTCAGAAAAATTTACTGGGCAACATTCTTGACTGAAAATATAATCCCATACGGTCTTTTGTATGTCCCAATTTACCAGATAGCCACGCTGAAAACAAAGTATGTAAAATAACCCGGAAACATCCCGGCATTCGTCAATTTGGCTGCCGACAAAAGGACGCCTTCGTTCTGATTTGGCTTTAGTGATACAGTTCGGAACAACTCTAcaaagataatttcattgaaaaaggCAATGAAGAGCGAACTTACTCCACC encodes:
- the LOC129724607 gene encoding protein lin-7 homolog C is translated as MANVCEPLTLAKDVKRSIELLENLQRSGEVPATKLAALQKVLQSDFLNAVREVYEHVYETVDVQGSLDVRASATAKATIAAFAASEGHAHPRVVELPKTDEGLGFNVMGGKEQNSPIYISRIIPGGVADRHGGLKRGDQLLSVNGVSVEGENHEKAVELLKQAVGSVKLVVRYTPKVLEEMELRFDKQRAARRRQQY
- the LOC129724606 gene encoding actin-related protein 6, translated to MSDSNVFVLDNGAFFAKVGMSEWNAPKVVPNCITKAKSERRRPFVGSQIDECRDVSGLFYILCFQRGYLVNWDIQKTVWDYIFSQECCPVNFSETPLLITEPLFNFQSIQEAMLEILYEEYDCDAVCKTSSVDLAAFHYTHGEQRKKPLCCVVVDMGYSFTHVVPFIKGTKLKEAIRRIDVGGKLLTNHLKEIISYRQLNVMDESYVINQVKEDSCFVSQNFNEDMQIARKRYPDNTIIREYVLPDYTQIRRGYMRTLDPTNSDNDELQTLRMNNERFVIPEVLLHPSDIGISQMGVAEAIVHSINACPEETRPHLFSNIVVCGGSALFSGMQSRIQQEVRALAPDEFIVNVTIPKDPISYAWFGGQQYSQSLSFIKSCISRNQYEESGIKHLVEKCDQ